One genomic region from Motacilla alba alba isolate MOTALB_02 chromosome 5, Motacilla_alba_V1.0_pri, whole genome shotgun sequence encodes:
- the LOC119701596 gene encoding intraflagellar transport-associated protein isoform X1, with the protein MIMGEQLLKKSILDQFISSHEQSYEEFLNTFTYLLKEKEGKTVQGSKVDSLSKKCSTSELPNRNKQDGSPERSKEMWVSFPPRMPNENEAVMSESSTAGVSDGNNLSLSEKVKVDKCLHLEDVDTDEETCSAGSLVLPGEVEETVTCCKPFFDRPVQPKFRAWSVPQPSDSKAQELLGDDVQPFSLDEEFDYDNVALTPKFSEAELKAIRELSEEKMGTDVKSS; encoded by the exons ATGATCATGGGAGAACAACTGTTAAAGAAAAGCATCCTTGATCAATTTATTAGTAGCCACGAGCAGTCATATGAGGAGTTTCTAAATACATTCACATATCTTTTGAAAG agaaagagggaaagacaGTTCAGGGAAGTAAAGTGGACTCCTTAAGCAAAAAATGTTCTACTTCTGAATTaccaaacagaaataaacaggaTGGCTCACctgaaagaagcaaagaaatgtGGGTGTCATTTCCACCACGGATGCCAAATGAGAATGAG GCAGTGATGAGTGAGAGCTCAACAGCTGGTGTCTCTGATGGAAATAATCTCAGTCTGTCTGAAAAAGTGAAG GTGGACAAGTGCTTACACTTGGAAGATGTAGACACCGATGAGGAGACATGCAGTG CAGGGTCATTAGTTCTTCCAGGAGAGGTGGAAGAGACAGTGACTTGCTGTAAACCCTTCTTTGATAGGCCTGTTCAACCGAAGTTCAGAGCCTGGTCAGTTCCCCAGCCATCAGACAGCAAAGCCCAAGAG CTACTGGGCGATGATGTTCAACCATTCTCACTTGATGAAGAATTTGATTATGACAATGTGGCACTGACCCCTAAGTTCTCTGAAGCTGAGCTGAAGGCCATTAGAGAGTTGTCTGAAGAGAAAATGGGTACAGATGTCAAGTCTTCATGA
- the LOC119701596 gene encoding intraflagellar transport-associated protein isoform X2, producing the protein MIMGEQLLKKSILDQFISSHEQSYEEFLNTFTYLLKEKEGKTVQGSKVDSLSKKCSTSELPNRNKQDGSPERSKEMWVSFPPRMPNENEAVMSESSTAGVSDGNNLSLSEKVKVDKCLHLEDVDTDEETCSGSLVLPGEVEETVTCCKPFFDRPVQPKFRAWSVPQPSDSKAQELLGDDVQPFSLDEEFDYDNVALTPKFSEAELKAIRELSEEKMGTDVKSS; encoded by the exons ATGATCATGGGAGAACAACTGTTAAAGAAAAGCATCCTTGATCAATTTATTAGTAGCCACGAGCAGTCATATGAGGAGTTTCTAAATACATTCACATATCTTTTGAAAG agaaagagggaaagacaGTTCAGGGAAGTAAAGTGGACTCCTTAAGCAAAAAATGTTCTACTTCTGAATTaccaaacagaaataaacaggaTGGCTCACctgaaagaagcaaagaaatgtGGGTGTCATTTCCACCACGGATGCCAAATGAGAATGAG GCAGTGATGAGTGAGAGCTCAACAGCTGGTGTCTCTGATGGAAATAATCTCAGTCTGTCTGAAAAAGTGAAG GTGGACAAGTGCTTACACTTGGAAGATGTAGACACCGATGAGGAGACATGCAGTG GGTCATTAGTTCTTCCAGGAGAGGTGGAAGAGACAGTGACTTGCTGTAAACCCTTCTTTGATAGGCCTGTTCAACCGAAGTTCAGAGCCTGGTCAGTTCCCCAGCCATCAGACAGCAAAGCCCAAGAG CTACTGGGCGATGATGTTCAACCATTCTCACTTGATGAAGAATTTGATTATGACAATGTGGCACTGACCCCTAAGTTCTCTGAAGCTGAGCTGAAGGCCATTAGAGAGTTGTCTGAAGAGAAAATGGGTACAGATGTCAAGTCTTCATGA